The following nucleotide sequence is from Natronosalvus caseinilyticus.
CACGTGGGCGCCGCGTGGCGCGTCGGGTGACTCCGGCTCGGTGTCTGTCCCCGGCAGGAGTCCAGTGAATAGATCGGAGAGTGACATTGATCGTCCTGACAGCCGCTTCAATGTTCACCAGTATAAGCGTTTCGTCGGCTATCGATAGAGGGTATTTATATTCGATTGTTGGAGCCGAAACTCCCGATACCCTTGAGTTCGTCAACCGGCCCAGGTGTGACTCGCGTCTGACGGACGTCGCTCGACGCTCGAGGTCGATGCTCGAGGTCGACGCTCGAGGCTCCGTTCGACGTCGAGACTCGCCTCGAGTTGGGTCCGGTCGAGCCCCGAAACCGGGGGCGACTCGATACAGGTTCCTGCCTCGAGGCGAAGGCCGTCCCTAACAAAGCGCGTTCCCGGTGGTCTCTCGGTCGAATGGACGTACTCACGCTCACGAACGCCGCGGACGCGCCGTTTTTGAACCAGCAACAGGCTGCCCTCGAGCGCTGCGGCGTTCGATTCGAGACGCTGTCGGTCGCCGGCGACGTGACCGGCGAGAACGCTCGCGGGCCGCTCGAGTACCTCCAGTTCTTCCGGACGGTGCGCCGCGAACTGGATCGCGAATACGACCTGATCCACGCCCACTACGGGCTCACGGCCCCGATGGCGCTCGCCCAGCGACGGGTGCCGGTCGTCTGCTCGCTCTGGGGATCGGACGTCCACGGCCCCGTCGCACCCGTGAGTCGCTTCTGTGCACCCTTCTGTGACGAGGTGATCGTCATGTCCGAGGCGATGGCCGACGCGCTCGGTCGGGAGTGTCGCGTGATCCCCGACGGCGTCGACCTCGAGACCTTTCGGCCGGGGTCACAGGCGGCCGCTCGTGACCGCGTCGGCTGGCCCACCGACGAGCACGCGGTCCTGTTCCCATACGCGCCCGACCGGTCGGTGAAGAACTACCCGCGGGCGAAACGGATCGTCGACCGCGCCGACGGCCGCCTCGAGCGGCCCGTCTCCCTGCGGACGATTACGGGCGTCGACCACGACGAGATGCCCCACTACATGAACGCCGCCGACGCCCTCCTGGTGACCTCCCACAGTGAGGGTTCGCCAAACGCGGTCAAGGAGGCGATGGCCTGTGACCTCCCGGTGGTCGCCGTCGACGTCGGTGACGTGCGCGAACGCCTCGAAGGTGTCTCCCCGTCGTGCGTGGCCGACGCGGACGACGTCCTGGTCGAGGGACTGACGACGATCCTCGAGTCGGGGGCCCGGTCGAACGGCCGCAAGGCCGCTCGCGAGGTGAGTCTGGAGCGCACGACCGACGCCGTCCTCGAGGTCTACGAGTCGGTAACGGGGCTCGAGCGCGCAGACCAGCGGCGAACGCGAGTGGCGCGGTCCTGAACGCAGGGCGACCGTAGACGATTCTGAACACGGGCGGCCTGCACGCGTAAGTGGTCCCTAACCGAAGTCCAAAACTATTATTTCTATAGTTATAACCAGGATCTCATCGATAGGCCGTCCACGTCACGGGAACGACCACGTCGTTCCCGATACCGGTCGCGGACCTGATCAGTCGTCGCCACCGACGGTTTGCGTGATACTCGTCTCGATCCCCTCCTCGTCCGCGTTCTCGCTTTCGTCGGCGTCCTCGGCCGACTTGCCGACTCGAGCGGCGACCTCGTCCATCGTCTCCACGGTGAGGTCGGTTTCTCGACGCTGCTGGTCGATGTAGGCGAGGATTGCCCGCATTCGCTCGTCGTCGCGGTCGGTCGTGAGGTTGTTCGGGTGGAGCCAGAGGTGACAGAGCCGGTCGTCGTCGGCCGCGACGGCCTGATCGATCGCCCGGCGGGCCGTGACGACCATCGGGTCGGTCCAGACGGACTCGGCGACGGTGCGGGCGACGCTCTCGAATCCGAAGCAAAACAGCGAGGCCGGCACGTTCACCAGGCCGTGCTCGTCGACCGTTGGTTCGACTAGCACCGAGCGCCCGCCCAGGCCAGTCTCGAGGACCGCCCGGAACCCCTCCGGCGTCGACGTTCGGCCCCGGTAGGCGGTGAACCCCGCCTCGGCGAGCGCGGCCCGGTGGCCGACGTTGTTTCGCGGGTAGACGAACGACGAGCACTCGAGGCCCCACTCGTCGGCCAGGTCGAGCGCCCGCTCGAACTCGGCGCGAGCCAGTTCCCGATCGGTGCTCGGCGCGCCGAAGAGGACGTGAGAGAAGGAGTGACTCGCGAACTCGTGGTCGACCGGCGACTCGAGCACGGACCGGACCAGGTCGGGACCGAACCGGAGGTCGGGGCGATCCTTCCAGTCGGTCCGCTCACGCTCGAACCAGCCAGCCGGGGCGGGGTGGTCGACGTGGCGGCCGTCGCAGTCTTCGAGCATGAGGTGGCCGACGACGGCCCACGTGGCGGGGACGTCGTAGGCCTCGAAGGCCTCGCGGAGGGCGTGCCAGCCGCGTCGGCAGCGCTCGATGCGGTCGGCCGGTGGTGGGTGGAGGTCGAGAAATCCCCAGCCGAGCTCGGCGTCGACCGAGACGACGACGCTACCCACGACGGTCACCTGCCACCCGCTCGCGGTCGCGACTCGTGGCGTCGACGGGAGCGAACATAGCTGGTGGATTCTCCCGTAATGGTTTTGTTATGGATGGCCTGCCACCGCGCTGTGGCCGTTCGTACTCGGCTGGGCTCGAACGAACACCTCTGGCGTGCTTCCCGCCGAATCCCGCGGTAGTACCCATCGAGTGAACCGTCTCGAGCAGGAGAGTATGTTCCGTTCGTGGCGGTTTCCCGATCGCAGTCGCTGGATAACAAAGGCGTCAGTGTGCCTTGTCAGCGACAGCAGGCGTCACCAACGCCTCGAGTATCATCATGAGCGGATCTACATCGACGACGGCGTCCGAGCGAGCGTTCGTGCTCGGGCTCGACGGCGTCCCCTGGAACTTGATCGAACGCTGGACCGACGAGGGCGAGCTCCCGAACTTCGCCCGGCTGCGTGAGGAGGGGGCATCGGGCCCGCTCGACAGCACGCGCCCGGCGACGACGCCACTGGCGTGGCCGTCGATTGCGACCGGTGTCTGGCCCGACAAACACGGCATTTACGGCTTTCAACAGCTCTCTTCGTCGTACTCACACCGGATGTACACCAGCCGGGACTGCAAGCAGCCGCCGCTGTGGGAACAACTCGGCCCTGCGGTCGTCGGTAACGTCCCGATGACGTACCCGGCGACCGCCATCGACGGCGAGGTGGTCTCGGGGATGATGACGCCCTCGCTCGAGCACGACTTCACCCATCCACCAGAACTCGCCGACGAGGTCGTCGACCGGATTCCCGACTACCAGATCAGCCTCAACTACCCCGACTACGCCGACCGCCTCGACGAGTTCGAGGTCGCGGTCTCGGACATCCTCAGAAAGCGCCGGGAGTTGATGCGACTGTTGATGGAGCGTCGAGACGACTGGGAGCTGTTCTTCTTCGTCTACACCGCCCCCGATCGCTTTCAGCACCTCATCTGGGACGAAGACCGCATCCTCGAGCAGTACCGCGCGCTCGACGACATTCTCGGCGAGGTGATGGACTACACCGACGAGCACGACGCTGACCTCTACGTCGTCTCCGACCACGGGTTCGGGCCCATCGACGAACTCGCCTACCCGAATCACTTCCTCGAGCGGGAGGGCTACCTCTTCGAGGAGGAAGACGACGGAACTCGCGGCGCGCTCGCGAGCCTGGGGATCTCCCGGGAACGCGTCTCGAGTGCGCTGAACCGGGTCGGCATCTCCGAGGAGTTCCTGGTCTCGAAGCTGCCGCGTCAGCTACTGGACTCCGTCGCCGAGCAGATACCGGGCCAGCACGCCCTCTACGACGTGGACTACGAGCGAACCGTCGCGTTCGTCCACGACGCGGGTAACCTCTACGTCAACGACTCGGATCGGTTCGACCACGGCGTCGTCTCGCCGCGGGAGATTCCGGCGCTCAAGGCCGAACTCACCGACCTCTTCGAGTCGATCACCGATGACGCGGTCGAGCGCGTCTTCGTCGTCTACGACGGCGACGACCTCTTCCCGACGGACCCCGATTCGCCGGACCTCATCGTCAACGGGACGAACCGTTACGAGGGGCGCAACGCCGTCACCGACGAACCGTTCGGCGACCCGTCGCCGACCGCCGCGAGCCATCGCCCCGAGGGGATCATGCTCTGTCGCGGCCCGTCGATCGAACCCGGGGCGACGCTGCGGGGTGCACGGGTCGTCGACGTCGCCCCCACGTTGCTCCACGGGATCGGCAAGCCCGTCCCCACGAACGCCGACGGCCGGGTTCTCTTCGACGCGTTCCGACCGGACGCCGAACCAACCGGGACCAAGGTCGCCCGCCGAGACGTCACGAGCGAGCGCGACCAAGAGAGCGTCGACGACGACTTTTCGGGCGTCGAGGACCGATTGAAGGGCCTCGGCTACATGGAGTGACCGGTCTCGGACTCGAATCGAGTCCTCCGAACCCGATCGTTGCACCGGAACGAAACGTCGGTAACGTCTCCGTAACCCGGTTGCATGCATGTCCGGGAACCGATATATAGGTTCCAATTCGTACCTGGTAACGCAATGAAACCAGTTTGCGACTACCGATCGAATCGTTCTACGACTGCCCACGGAATCGAGGTGAGCGCCTGATGTTCGAGTCTGCCGGCGCCGACGTGGCGTTCCTGCTCGCGCGCGTGATCTTCGGTGGCGTCCTCGCGTTTATGGGGTTCAACCACTTCCTCGACGTCGAGAGGATGGCCGGCTACGCGGAGTTCAAGGGCCTGCCAGCACCGAAGGCGTCTGTCGTGCTGAGTGGCGTCCTCCTCGTTCTCGGCGGACTCTCGCTCATCGTGGGGGTGTTCCCCGCGGTGGGCGCCGGCGCGCTCGCGGTGTTCCTCGTCGTCTCGGCGCTGAAGATGCACGACTTCTGGAACGCCGAAGGCGAGGAGGCCCAGAACGAGATGACGGCGTTTCTCAAGAACGTCTACGGCGCGGGTGCGGCCCTCGCGTTCCTCGCGGTTAGCAACGCTGCCTGGCCCTACGCGCTGAACATCGGGCTTTAGGCACTCGAGGCCGAGGGCGATACGACGTTCCTCGGATGGGCTGGTCGATCCCGTTCCGAGCACGTCCGCCGAACTCGAGCAGCACCATATTGATGGGTAACTGACACCTGTTCTCACGCTGCTCTCGAAGTAATTCAGGAGTGACTGTAAACGGATTGAATAAGAACAATACGTAACAACACAGTATTATCTGGCGGAATATTGATGATTGATCGTCAGACAATCACTGTCGTGTCACATAGTGAAACGGCGTACATTCATTAAAACTGTCACGAGCACGCTCGCGGGATTGGCTGCGACCCAACCCACGCAGGCCGCAGATTCCGCCCTCGATTGTGGCGTCTGGTACGACGCCGAGATCACCCGCGTCGTCGACGGCGACACCTTCGACGTCTACGTCTACGAGACCGGTGAGGAGTACAACGTCCGTACGCTCGGGCACGACACGCCCGAGAAAACGGGAAACACCACGTACGAGAAAATCGAGGAGTGGGAGTTCATCGAGGACGAGTCCCACCTCGAGCACTGGGGTAACGAGGCCACCAACTTTGCCGAGACGGAACTCCCGGCGGGTTCGGCCTGCCAGGTCCAGGTCGACTGCGCATCCGAGGAAATCGACCAGTTCGGCCGTCTCCTCGCGAAGATCAGGTACGATCGAAACGGCGACGGCGCCTACACGGTGTACAACAAACTCACCCTCGAGGAGGGGTACGCCCGTGTGTACGCCGCGAGCCTGACGAACACCGACGAGTACCTCGAGGCCCAGGAGGCCGCCCGAGCGGCCGGGCGGGGGCTCTGGGTCGCCGACGACGGCTACGTCTCGGAGTGGCGAAACGACGACGTCGCGGCGACGTTCCACCCCCACGCCTCGAGCGTCAGGACGACGGATGGCCCCGTTCCCGACTCACGAGTGCCGGTCTGGGCCGAGGACACCGCCGTCCAGGAGAACACCACCGCGAGCACCGTCGACTACGACGCGATCCCGATGGTCGGCGTCGACGAGTCGTGCAACCTCGCGTACTTCGGCGGCTGTACGATCAACGAGCGCTGGGAGGGCGAGTCGGCCGACCTGGACCACTTCACGTTCGTCACGAACCTGATCGATCATCTGCACGGGAGCGACGATCCCTCCGGGCCGGTGCTGGTCGACGGCGGCCACCGGACGTTCGAACAGGACAACGCGGTTTCGGCGGAGGACACCGCGTACTACCAGCGCCACCTCGAGGGGCTCGGTATCGAACTCCACAGCATCAACGCCTACGGGAACGGACGCGGGTACAGCCTGTCGGATGCTCGCGCGCTCGTCGCTTCCTGTAGCCCGGAGGCGTGGACCGGGGCGGAAATCGCGGAGGTACAGGAGTTCGTCGACCAGGGCGGCGTCGTCCTCCTGCTGGGCAGCGGCAGCGAGACTGCCGGGGAACGAGCCAACCTCGACGACCTCGCCGCGGGTCTCGGATCGGACCTCCGCCTCAACTACGACGACGTTCGAGACGATACGAACTACGCCGGTGGCAGTCGAAAGCTCCTCCAAACGGGGCGGCTGAACACGACCGACTTCGACCTCTGGTCGGCTTACGAGAGCGGGAAGGGCGTTCGGACGGACGTCCTGCGAGCGTCGCCGAACGATCCCACCGTCGCCGCGGACCACGTCTGGACGCTCGCGGACTCCGCCGACGAGTTCAACGGCGAGGTCGACACGATCACCGTCGACTACCCTGACGGGACCAGTCTAGACGGCCTCACGAACGACGACGTGACCGTCTACCTGGACCGCGACGGCGATGGCACGGTCGACGAGATTCCGGTTAACTCCGATTCCTACGCTGGGAGCACCGCCACCTTCGACCTCGACGGTCGGTACAATACGTCAGTCGAGGGCGAGGTGCGCGTCGAGATCGCCGGCGTCGCGAATCCGGAGTCGGGCGAGTACGTCGCGACGGAGACGCTCGAGGGCGACGACACCCTCTCGGTCGACGTCGAGTACAACGTGACCGACCTGCGGGTCGCGACGGATTCGGCCACTCGCGTCGGCGAGACGTCCGCGACGCTGAACGGAACGCTCGAGGACCTCGACGGCGCGGACTGGGGTGAAGTGTACTTCGAGTGGGGGCCAACGGGCGACCTCGAGATGACCACTCCCTCCCGCTTGCTCGAGGAAACGGGATCGTTCAGCGAAGATATCGACGGTCTCGAGGCCGGTCAGGAGTACGAGTTCCGCGCCGTCGTCGAGTCGAACCACGGCTACACGGCCTACGGTTCCGTGCGGTCGTTCACCGCTCGGAGCGACGTTCGGACGGACGTCCTCGAGGCCGACCCGGCAACGGCGGGTACGGAGTCGTACCACACGTGGACCCTCGCGGACCTGTCCGCCGACTTCGACGGCGAGGTCGACACGATCACGGTCGACTATCCTGACGGAACCAGCGTAGACGGGCTCACGAACGACGACGTGACCGTCTACATGGACCGCGACGGAGACGGGACGGTCGACGAGATCGCCGTCAACTCGAACGAATACGCCGGAAGCGCCGCAACGTTCGACCTCAACGGCGTCTACAACACGTCGGTCGAGGGCGAGGTGCGCGTCGAAATCGATGGTGTGACCAATCCCGTGTCGGGCGAGTACGTCGCTAACGAGACGCTCGAGGGGGAGGATTTCCACTCCGTCGACGCCGAATTCATCGTGGACTGACGGGGCACGAGAGCGTCGTCACCCGAAAATCGATATCTCACTCGAGGTCGGCCCCAACAGCCTCTTCGATCGACGAAAACCCGTCCTCGCGGAGCAACTCGAGGAGCCCACGATTGATCTCCCGGGCCGTCGACGGCCCGTTGTAGACGAATCCGGTGTAGAGTTGCACCAGCGAGGCCCCGGCGCGAATCTTCTCGTAGGCTGCCTGCGCGGAGTCGACGCCGCCGACGCCGACGATGGGCACCTCGCCGTGATCGGCGAGCAACCGGATCACGCCCGTCGAGCGATCACGCAGCGGCGCACCGCTTAGCCCACCCCACTCCTCGCGCGCGGGCGAGCGCAAGCCCTCGCGCGTAGTCGTCGTATTCGTCGCGACGATGCCGTCGACTCCCTGGTCCTCGACGATCTCGAGCAACTCGAGGACCGATTCGTCGGGCGAATCGGGACCGATCTTCACCAGGAGGGGGACGTCGCCGTCGTTCTCGGCGTGGAGGGTTTCGAAGATGGCTTCGAGGTGCTCGGGCGAACTCTCGTCGAACTCGTCGGGCGTGTTCGGACAGGAGACGTTGACGACGACGTAATCGGCGAACGGCGCCAGTCTGGTGAACACGCGGCGGTAGTCCTCGATCGCCTCGCGCTCGGTCGAAATGTTCATCTTCCCGACGTTGACGCCGAGGGGAATCCGGGGCGTGCCGTCCGCCTCTAGCCGTTTTCGGACTCGATCCATCCCGTCGCCGTTGAACCCCATCCGGTTGACCATCGCCTCGTCCTCCTGGAGGCGGAACAGGCGCGGGCGCTCGTTGCCGGTCTGGGCGTACGGCGTGACGGTCCCGATTTCGACGAAGCCGAATCCGAGGGCGGCCAGAGCGTGCGTACACTCCGCGTTCTTGTCGAAACCCGCGGCCACACCGACGGGGTTGGGGAACGTCGTCCCGAACCGCTCGACCTCGAGGGCGGGGTGTTCGTATCGGTAGGCGGCCTCGAGGGCCCACCTGGTCGGCCGCGTCGACTGAGCCGCCCGGAGGGCTGTCTTCCCGGCGTCGTGAGCCGTTTCGGGCGGCAGCGCGAACGCCAGCGGCCGGAGCCGCGAGTACAGCGTCATCGAGTATCGCCTAGTCCTCCAGCGGGAACACACCTAAAGGACTCGAAACATCCACTCCCGGAAACGCGTTCCGGAACCCGAAAAAATCCCCGTTCCATCTGGCGGATAACGAAATAGTTTTCCTGTGGCTACCGCTTGAGTCGACTATCAGACAACAGCGCCATGAGTAACGAATATCGCACGCGTTCGAGCGTCGTCTTCGGGGCCGGATCGGGGGCCGGAACCCGGGCGACTCGAGCGTGTCACCCGCACGTGCGCTCGACCGGAGGGAACCGCCGTGGCGGCTGACCGCCTGCTCGTCCCGCTCTCTGAGTCGTCCACCGTCCGCCAGACGGTCGCCTACGCGGTCCAGTCGAGTCTCGAGTCCGCGTCCGGCCCCAGGGAACTCGTCTGTCACCTCGT
It contains:
- a CDS encoding polysaccharide deacetylase family protein; this encodes MGSVVVSVDAELGWGFLDLHPPPADRIERCRRGWHALREAFEAYDVPATWAVVGHLMLEDCDGRHVDHPAPAGWFERERTDWKDRPDLRFGPDLVRSVLESPVDHEFASHSFSHVLFGAPSTDRELARAEFERALDLADEWGLECSSFVYPRNNVGHRAALAEAGFTAYRGRTSTPEGFRAVLETGLGGRSVLVEPTVDEHGLVNVPASLFCFGFESVARTVAESVWTDPMVVTARRAIDQAVAADDDRLCHLWLHPNNLTTDRDDERMRAILAYIDQQRRETDLTVETMDEVAARVGKSAEDADESENADEEGIETSITQTVGGDD
- a CDS encoding thermonuclease family protein; amino-acid sequence: MAATQPTQAADSALDCGVWYDAEITRVVDGDTFDVYVYETGEEYNVRTLGHDTPEKTGNTTYEKIEEWEFIEDESHLEHWGNEATNFAETELPAGSACQVQVDCASEEIDQFGRLLAKIRYDRNGDGAYTVYNKLTLEEGYARVYAASLTNTDEYLEAQEAARAAGRGLWVADDGYVSEWRNDDVAATFHPHASSVRTTDGPVPDSRVPVWAEDTAVQENTTASTVDYDAIPMVGVDESCNLAYFGGCTINERWEGESADLDHFTFVTNLIDHLHGSDDPSGPVLVDGGHRTFEQDNAVSAEDTAYYQRHLEGLGIELHSINAYGNGRGYSLSDARALVASCSPEAWTGAEIAEVQEFVDQGGVVLLLGSGSETAGERANLDDLAAGLGSDLRLNYDDVRDDTNYAGGSRKLLQTGRLNTTDFDLWSAYESGKGVRTDVLRASPNDPTVAADHVWTLADSADEFNGEVDTITVDYPDGTSLDGLTNDDVTVYLDRDGDGTVDEIPVNSDSYAGSTATFDLDGRYNTSVEGEVRVEIAGVANPESGEYVATETLEGDDTLSVDVEYNVTDLRVATDSATRVGETSATLNGTLEDLDGADWGEVYFEWGPTGDLEMTTPSRLLEETGSFSEDIDGLEAGQEYEFRAVVESNHGYTAYGSVRSFTARSDVRTDVLEADPATAGTESYHTWTLADLSADFDGEVDTITVDYPDGTSVDGLTNDDVTVYMDRDGDGTVDEIAVNSNEYAGSAATFDLNGVYNTSVEGEVRVEIDGVTNPVSGEYVANETLEGEDFHSVDAEFIVD
- a CDS encoding quinone-dependent dihydroorotate dehydrogenase, which translates into the protein MTLYSRLRPLAFALPPETAHDAGKTALRAAQSTRPTRWALEAAYRYEHPALEVERFGTTFPNPVGVAAGFDKNAECTHALAALGFGFVEIGTVTPYAQTGNERPRLFRLQEDEAMVNRMGFNGDGMDRVRKRLEADGTPRIPLGVNVGKMNISTEREAIEDYRRVFTRLAPFADYVVVNVSCPNTPDEFDESSPEHLEAIFETLHAENDGDVPLLVKIGPDSPDESVLELLEIVEDQGVDGIVATNTTTTREGLRSPAREEWGGLSGAPLRDRSTGVIRLLADHGEVPIVGVGGVDSAQAAYEKIRAGASLVQLYTGFVYNGPSTAREINRGLLELLREDGFSSIEEAVGADLE
- a CDS encoding DoxX family protein translates to MFESAGADVAFLLARVIFGGVLAFMGFNHFLDVERMAGYAEFKGLPAPKASVVLSGVLLVLGGLSLIVGVFPAVGAGALAVFLVVSALKMHDFWNAEGEEAQNEMTAFLKNVYGAGAALAFLAVSNAAWPYALNIGL
- a CDS encoding alkaline phosphatase family protein, producing the protein MSGSTSTTASERAFVLGLDGVPWNLIERWTDEGELPNFARLREEGASGPLDSTRPATTPLAWPSIATGVWPDKHGIYGFQQLSSSYSHRMYTSRDCKQPPLWEQLGPAVVGNVPMTYPATAIDGEVVSGMMTPSLEHDFTHPPELADEVVDRIPDYQISLNYPDYADRLDEFEVAVSDILRKRRELMRLLMERRDDWELFFFVYTAPDRFQHLIWDEDRILEQYRALDDILGEVMDYTDEHDADLYVVSDHGFGPIDELAYPNHFLEREGYLFEEEDDGTRGALASLGISRERVSSALNRVGISEEFLVSKLPRQLLDSVAEQIPGQHALYDVDYERTVAFVHDAGNLYVNDSDRFDHGVVSPREIPALKAELTDLFESITDDAVERVFVVYDGDDLFPTDPDSPDLIVNGTNRYEGRNAVTDEPFGDPSPTAASHRPEGIMLCRGPSIEPGATLRGARVVDVAPTLLHGIGKPVPTNADGRVLFDAFRPDAEPTGTKVARRDVTSERDQESVDDDFSGVEDRLKGLGYME
- a CDS encoding glycosyltransferase; amino-acid sequence: MDVLTLTNAADAPFLNQQQAALERCGVRFETLSVAGDVTGENARGPLEYLQFFRTVRRELDREYDLIHAHYGLTAPMALAQRRVPVVCSLWGSDVHGPVAPVSRFCAPFCDEVIVMSEAMADALGRECRVIPDGVDLETFRPGSQAAARDRVGWPTDEHAVLFPYAPDRSVKNYPRAKRIVDRADGRLERPVSLRTITGVDHDEMPHYMNAADALLVTSHSEGSPNAVKEAMACDLPVVAVDVGDVRERLEGVSPSCVADADDVLVEGLTTILESGARSNGRKAAREVSLERTTDAVLEVYESVTGLERADQRRTRVARS